GGCGACCGTATTTTCCTGTCCGGCGCGGCGCTCTATTTTCTCCTGTTGGTGGCCATCGGCATTATGGAAGCCTTGAACAAGTCACCCATCGACGCGCTGTTCGACCGCGCACGAGATTTTTGGCTGTAGTTCCGCAACCTGCATACGAAAGGATACTTGAAACCAATGAGCAGAATAGAGGAAGCGCTGGCCAAAGCGGCTGGAATGCAATCCGGATTGCATGGCAGGGGAAACAGGGACGCGGCGTCCGGCATTGCCCGGGTGCCCATGGGCGAGCCGACCAGCGTCGGCGGCGTCCGATTGGCCGAGGAGACCATGGTGGTCATCAACGCGCCTTTGTCGCCCATGGCGGAGGAGTATCGCAAGCTGAAGGAGGCGTTGGTCAAGATGACCAAGCGTGAGCGTTTCGACAACCTCATTGCCGTGACCAGTTCTACCGTGGGCGAGGGCAAGAGCATGACCGCGGTCAACCTGGCCGCAAGTCTTGCGGGTGAGTACGACCATACGGTTCTGCTCGTCGATGCCGATCTACGGCGGCCTGCCGTGCACAAGTACCTGGGCCTTGGCTCGTGCAAGGGACTTTCGGATTGTATGCGCGAGGGTCTGGACGTGGGTGAACTGCTGGTCAAGACGGGGATCGGCAAGCTCTCGGTCCTGCCTGCGGGCACGCCCACCCCAAATCCGGTGGAGCTGTTTTCTTCCGACGCCATGCGCAACCTGTTTCGGGAAATGAAGATACGTTACGGGGACCGCTACATCATAGTCGATACCCCGCCAGTGCTGCCTTTTGCCGAGACGCGGTCCATCGCGAGCATCGTCGATGGCGTGATTCTGGTCGTGAAGGAGGGGATGCCAAGCTTGGAGCAGATCGAGGAGGCCATCGACGCCCTGGATCAGAAGGTTTTGGGCATTGTCTACAACGGGGCGTATCTGCAAAGCAGGTCGTCCTACTATTACGCGGAGTAGCTTGTCCCGTGTATACAGCATTCTTCGGATTACGTGAGAAACCCTTCGATCTTCTTCCCAACCCCGACTTTCTGTATCCGAGTCGGGCTCACAAGCGTGCGCTGACCTATCTGACGCATGGAATCAAGGAGCGGGCGGGGTTCATTCTGCTGACCGGCGAAGTGGGGTCCGGGAAGACTACCCTGATCCGCAACATGATCCGGTCGCAGTTGCGGGACAGCGTCCTGGCCAAGGTGTTCAACACCCGTGTCGATTCCCTGCAGCTCCTTATGCAGATCAACGGTGATTTCGGGCTGGATACGGACGGGCGGGATAAGGCCACGTTGTTGCGGGAACTGAACGATTTCCTCATCGAGCAATATGCCCAGCGTCGTCAGGCCGTGCTGATCATCGACGAGGCCCAGAACCTGTCCGCCGAAATCCTGGAAGAAGTGCGCATGCTCTCGAACCTGGAGACGGATCGGGACAAGCTCCTGCAGATCATTCTCGTCGGCCAGCCGGAGCTGCGTGATATCCTGGCCCGGCCCGATCTTTTGCAGTTGCGCCAGCGTATTCAGATCAACTGTCATCTGCAGCCTCT
This DNA window, taken from Desulfomicrobium sp. ZS1, encodes the following:
- a CDS encoding XrtA-associated tyrosine autokinase, giving the protein MSRIEEALAKAAGMQSGLHGRGNRDAASGIARVPMGEPTSVGGVRLAEETMVVINAPLSPMAEEYRKLKEALVKMTKRERFDNLIAVTSSTVGEGKSMTAVNLAASLAGEYDHTVLLVDADLRRPAVHKYLGLGSCKGLSDCMREGLDVGELLVKTGIGKLSVLPAGTPTPNPVELFSSDAMRNLFREMKIRYGDRYIIVDTPPVLPFAETRSIASIVDGVILVVKEGMPSLEQIEEAIDALDQKVLGIVYNGAYLQSRSSYYYAE